The window TAACAAGCGGCTCCTCCATCGGTTCGACGACTTCGGTATGGACGGCATGCGCTGCGACATCGCAGGGAACCTCTACGTCACGCGGCACGGCAAGGGAACCGTCGCCGTCGTGTCCCCCGATGGCGACGTCGTCCGCGAGATCGCTCTGACGGGCAAGATGCCGACGAACATCGCCTTCGGCGGGCACGACGGACGTACGTGTTACGTCACTGTCGCCGACCGGGGTAACGTGGAGACCTTCCGCGCCGAGTTCCCCGGCAGAAGCTGGCAGTTGTTCCGGCGCTGACTCGCGCGAAGGAGTGACCCATGATTCCCCTGGAGCTCGCCTCGTCGGCTGGGCTGGATTCGCTCCGCCTGAAGCGCGCCTTCGACCTGCTGGATCGCGCCGTCTCCGACGGAAGGCTTCCGGGCGGAGCCATTGCCGTCTCGCGTCACGGTTCCGCCGTCGAACCGCACGTCTTCGGCGTCCGCGATCCGTTCCGAGATTCCGAGCCAGTATCCCGCGACACTCTCTTCCTCGTCGCCTCGGTGACGAAGCCGGTGACGGTCTGCGCCGTCATGCTGCTGGTCGAGCGCGGGTTGGTTCTGCTGGAAGACCCGGTATGCCGGCACGTCCCGGAGTTCGCCGCCAACGGCAAGGAGGGCGTTTGCGTCCGCCACCTGATGACGCACACGTCCGGCTTGCCCGACATGACCCCAAGTAACGCGGAACTTCGGCGGAACCACGCGCCCTTCAGCGAGTTCATCCGCGAGATCTGCTCGCTGCCGCTGGGGTTCCCGCCCGGCACGAGCATCAGCTACCAGAGCTGCGGAACCGCGATGCTTGCCGAGATCGTGGCGCGCGTGACCGGGAAACCTGCCCGGGACTTCCTGCGCGACGAGGTCTACGAGCCGCTGGGGATGCGGTCGTCCTCGCT of the Candidatus Poribacteria bacterium genome contains:
- a CDS encoding beta-lactamase family protein, producing MIPLELASSAGLDSLRLKRAFDLLDRAVSDGRLPGGAIAVSRHGSAVEPHVFGVRDPFRDSEPVSRDTLFLVASVTKPVTVCAVMLLVERGLVLLEDPVCRHVPEFAANGKEGVCVRHLMTHTSGLPDMTPSNAELRRNHAPFSEFIREICSLPLGFPPGTSISYQSCGTAMLAEIVARVTGKPARDFLRDEVYEPLGMRSSSLGIVQERAHRVAPVNVGADMRDTDWGWNSDYWRNFGAPWGGMFSTVGDLQRLLQTFLSGGSLDGVSVFSPATVAAMTTDHSSQYPLIPPETRAANRWGLGWNLAANGCLFGDLVSRRTFGHAGATGTLVWADAERELTCVIFTTEPFDRSQPLLTRCSNLVAASAL